One uncultured Carboxylicivirga sp. genomic window, AGGTGAATTACGTTCTGAGATACAATTGAACATCAAGCGATTGATGGACATCGGTTGTTACCGTGGTATTCGTCACCGTATTGGTTTACCATTACGTGGACAATCTACTAAAAACAACGCTCGTACTCGTAAAGGTAAGAAGAAGACTGTTGCAAATAAAAAGAAAGCCACTAAATAATAAGTAAGATATGGCAAAAAAGTCAGGATCTCAGAAAAAGAGAGTCGTAAAAGTGGAAGCGCAGGGACAGGCTCATATCCATTCATCTTTCAACAACATTATTATTTCGCTGACTAATACCAACGGTCAGGTGATCTCGTGGTCAAGTGCTGGTAAAATGGGTTTCAAAGGTTCTAAAAAGAACACCCCATATGCTGCACAAATGGCAGCTACTGATTGTTCAAAAGTAGCTTTCGACTTGGGATTGAGAAAAGTTAAGGTGTATGTGAAAGGTCCAGGAAATGGTCGTGAATCTGCAATGCGTTCAATTCATGCTGCTGGTATCGAAGTAACTGAAATCGTAGATGTTACTCCATTACCACATAATGGTTGTCGTCCACCGAAACGTAGAAGAGTTTAATTTCTCACTAGTTATTAACCATAGGTTTTTGACGGAGAATTTTGAATAAGAATTGGTTATATGATTATTACATCCTCTCTATAATCAGCGGCTGCCATATTCAATATTTAAAGTCAAAAATT contains:
- the rpsK gene encoding 30S ribosomal protein S11 — protein: MAKKSGSQKKRVVKVEAQGQAHIHSSFNNIIISLTNTNGQVISWSSAGKMGFKGSKKNTPYAAQMAATDCSKVAFDLGLRKVKVYVKGPGNGRESAMRSIHAAGIEVTEIVDVTPLPHNGCRPPKRRRV